The sequence TAAGGTAAGCCCGGATAAGCGGGTGGTTTTCCGCGTCTCGCTCGGACCGCAGGTCCAGACGCTCACGCGTGCGATGACGTCGATCCTGTGCCGTGGCCTGGACAAGGCATTCTTACAAGAGGTGATCGAGGTGCCGGGTGATTTCGTCCCTAAAATCATCGGCGCGGACCTGGTCCGGGCCCGCAGTCACACGGTGTATTATGTGCTGACGCGCATGAAGGGAATCGCGCGTGTTTACCTGACTCGGGCACGTGCCGCTGCCTCTTAGCTCAGAGGTCGGAGGGGTTGGGTGTTGGGTTCGGAGCCGCTAGCTGAGTCCAGCAGCGTTGCTAATGCCGCGTGGCTCCTTTCTAAAAGCCTCCACCCACCATTGGAACGTTTGGTGGGAGTAGATCAAGGTCC is a genomic window of Verrucomicrobiota bacterium containing:
- a CDS encoding SufE family protein, whose amino-acid sequence is MVESESHYPGGLQTIINLFQSLPDEERRETLISYAEQAPKWAPKPGETFDLEDVRKDEECTDTVGVFLKVSPDKRVVFRVSLGPQVQTLTRAMTSILCRGLDKAFLQEVIEVPGDFVPKIIGADLVRARSHTVYYVLTRMKGIARVYLTRARAAAS